CCGTGCCGAGGGGCGGTAGCGAAATGCAGCCGATAGCAGTCCAGCCAGACCATCGCTTGATCCAAATCAGGTTGCGTTTGCGTGTGATTGACACCTAGTGAACTGAATGCGGGGTAGAGTAGGCGGATTTCTGGTTTCGAGCGTCCGTCGGAGATTGCTTTCACCATCGGTGAGTTGGTCCCGAGTATTGAAAGAGCGATAGGCTCAGTTCCGGGGAACGGCAGCGATCACCCGGCCGCCGCGAGCAATACACCACTTGTGAAAACACCACTCGGCGGCTCGGTGTGCATCGCATTGTTCTGCCTTATGTCGGCTGCCAAATGAAATACGTCTTACGGCACGACAGGCATCTGAAAATACAGATCTCACGCAATGATTCAGGTTTCAATTCGAAGTCCCAATGAGGCTCAACGGGGCGCCGATCCCAAAATTGATGCTGCGAAACAACACGCACCGACTCGTTGTAATCGGTAGGAACACCAATGAATTCACACCAGTCTCCGCAGCAAAGCGGCCAATCCTCGCCCTGCATCATAAGTGGGATGTGTGGGATCCGATGGTATTGCTTGACCGCGTCCTGTTTGTCGCTGGCAAACCTGTTTATGAGTTTCTGTATGTCGGCAATTTCGTATTCGCTCTTGCGTACCAAGCCAGCGTTGATGCAGCCAGCACATGCTGCGTAGATTTCGGGTTCTTCCTCGGCCAATTTCGAATTGGCCGCTGCTGATGGATCGACAATTTCACCGCGGTAGTTGTACGACACAGCGGCGGCACGTTCGCAGCACTGGCATTCGCCAAGCTCGGACGGTTCCAAGGCAATGTCAGCGATGTATCGGAACGTGATACCCATCAAAGTTTCGTAGCAGAACGGCGGACATCACCGGGCGGTGGAAACCCGTGTGATTGGAATGCAAAGCAGGTCTCCACCACCGCTCCGTGTGCATGTCATTGTTATCCGCCAATCACACCCGGTCGCGGAGGGCCGAGCTTTGGAGGCAACGCGGTGCCGCCGAGTAGCGAGTCAGTAAGGTACGAAAGCACGGACCGCAAATCAGCCTGATCGCAGAAGTACGCATCAATGAGCCCCGGAGTCGTCCAAGGCGAGGTATTGAATCCATCCTCGATATCGTTGTACCAAACCACCGTTTGGCCGAAAATGGCGACGACCCAAAACCCACCGCCGAGGTCACCCCATGGGTGAAGTTGCCATTTGACTGGTTGAATGCGAATCGCGTCCCAAAGACGTTTGGCCGATGCGTTGTGTTGAGGGGTTTCGTCGTCAACCAGTTTAAGCAAATCTGTTTCGCTGATTGGGATCCAATCAACGGTCTCATCTGCGGTCATGATTCAGTCGGATAACGCTCAGCATCACCGGGCGGTGGAAGCCAACGTGATTGGAATGTGAAGTAGGTCTCCACCACCGCTCCGTGTGCATGCAATTGTTCTACGCCTACTCAGACGCTGCGACGTGTACTGTCGGTACGAGCATTCATTCAGTTGTGGGAGCTTATTCCTCGGCCATTCCGGTCAATGGCACTCCGTGTTGGGCCATGTACCGAGCGAGCCATTGTCTGGATGTATCTGTCATCGGCATGTCGTAGCTGTAAGGTGTCCACCGAACATGGGTCTCATGCTGGAGTCCGGCGTAAGCGATGCGTTCGGTGCCGTGAAACCAATCGATTCCTGGGAATCCCTGACAGCCGCATCGCTCGCCCCCGAAAGAGCGTTTGAAGCGAATGTTCGAGTTAAATTCAGAAATGGCATCCGGGTCGGTCATCCGAAGAAAAACGGTTCTATGGCGCGAAGCTGTGTTCTCGTAACCTTTGGCGTGTATGACGATTTCGTTCGAATGCTGAACTGCATTTTGGAACGTGGCGTTTGGGTCGTTGGAGATTGCGAACCAAGTCACGCTGGCGAACGCAATTGTTGCGACAACGAGCATCGTAAATTGCTTGGTTTTTCGAACCATTTCAGAAACGCGGAGATTGCTTTCGATTCGATCGTAGAACGTCGGCCGTCACCGGGCCGCCGGAGAAACGCTCTCCATTGGCAAACCGCTTGATCGGCGGCTCCGTGTGCACGGCATTGTTACGCCTTTTCTGGCAGCGGAATCGGGTTAGCGAACCAAGTGATCAGGACATCGTCGACAAATCGGCAAAACTCGTCGGCGCAGCGTGCGATGTCCTCATCACGCGTGGTCCAGCCAAAATTGTAGCGAATTCCGTTTGGTGAACTGGGGCGCGTGTATGCGTCGCTCCATGGTCCACCGATGACCGTCCCTGTCGAGCCGTTCATCACGATGTGCGCCATCACGCGAACATCCCGTCCGCTTGAGTGTTTTTGAAAGCCAATGTGCTCAGTTCGGTCATTGGACTCCCGCACGAAATCTCCGGACCCAGCCTTTGCAAAACCAATCGTCGTCAAATACTGTGCGACACGCCGAAGCACCTTGTCACGCGATTGTCGCATTGCTTTGTCGCGTGCTTTCAGTTTGGCGATGCGATCAGTCATGCATTCAATGGCGTAACGGCGGCGATCACCCGGCCGCCGCGAGTAAGCGACCACTTGTGAAAACACTACTCGGCGGCTCGGCGTGCATCGCTTTGTTCTGCCTCGAATCCGTAGGTGCGAGCAAACCACTCCGCAAATTGCTCGGACCGCTTCGTCGAACGATCGGGATGGAAGCGGTCGACATGATGACCGATTTCGTGGACAAGCACATCCCAAAGATAGAACCGGCGTATTGAATTATCCGAGAATCTGTAGATCCACTTTCCGCCCACGTGCGTCATTTCGACGCCAGCCCTTTCGTAGGCGTGCATTTCAGATGGCTTGTGAAGATTCGGAGACTCCCAAAGACGACGACGCTCCGGGAACGCAAAGAGTGAGATTGAACCGGATCCATAACAGCCGTACCACCAATTCTTGTTCCATGCCGATTTTTCCTGACGGTTCGAGCCGCCGAGCAAGGCGATGCGTTGTAGGCCGACGAGCATTTCTTGCGGAACGATGGCAAGAATGCGTTTCACGTCTTCTTCATCGAACGGACGAACGAATCTATGGTGCAACGGCAAAACCAGCAAAGCGATTTGGGAACCATCTTCAAGTCCGTACATCGCAGCTGGACGAACCCGCCCAAGTGAATTCAGTTCGGATTGCTGTGGATCGTATTGCGACCAATTCGTGTGCTTTGACGACGAGTACATATTGGATCGACCGGCACTCGGTTTGGCATGTCGATTCATTGCTATGTATCTATGGCAGAACGGCGGACATCACCGGGCGGTGGAAACCCGTGTGATTGGAAAGCGAATTAGGTCTCCACCACCGCTCCGTGTGCATGTCATGGTTATCCAAGATTCTGAGGAATGGCGAAGAATGTCGAGCAGACAAACACAATCTCGAAAGACGCGGTGAGGGAGTCCGCACAGCGAAGTCGCGGATGGGGTCCTGGACGAAACACAAAACAGACCAGAGTGTAGCCGAGCACTGCGGCACTCATCAGGCGTGCGATCGACGCCAATGGTACAGGAGCGAAGAGCGGTGCGTGCCAGAGCACGGATGATTCGGGAGTCCGCATCGCTGGCAGCATGATGAGAACTAGCAAGTAGTGCAGGTAAATGTATCCGACAATCACGAAATGGCAGGGTGACGTCAGGTAGTGAGACTGAATCGCGATTCCATTGTATGGATGGCGTTTGTTTTGCGCCCGGAGATGGTCCAGCGTGTAGAGTGCGAGTGTGCAAACAGTGATGAGTAGCACTAACATGAGATCATTTGCACATCGTCGACGTTTTCGATGTCTTGATGCATAGAGATAGCGACGCTCATTTCACTGTCAACCAGCAGGGTGTATCGGATAACGACGGACATCACCGGGCGGTGGAAACCCGTGTGATTGGAAAGCGAAGCAGGTCTCCACCACCGCTCCGTGTGCATGTCATGGTTATGCGTTTCCGCGGCAGCCGTGCGCGATCGCGAGCATCGAGTGGAGCAGGTGTTCGATTGTCAGCCAAGCGATTCATTTCGATGAGAGTCGGTGAGGTCACGAGCGGCTGAGTGTCAGTCGGTTCAGCATCGATGAGTCATGGACGCGGTGTCGAGCGTCGTTTCGGCACGACTGGAGCGCAATCACGAGATTGAATTTCACGCGGCATATCCGAGCACGAGATCGCGCCGGTATCCAGCATCGGTTGGGTCGGCAGTGATCGCTGAACGAGAGCATGGATCTGCGTATCGGTCTCACGCATAACGTTTAGCGTCACCGGGCGGTGGCGAGAGATGAAATTGGAAAGGTTACCAGGTCTCCACCACCGCTCCGTGTGCACGCAATGGTTATCCGTCATTTGCGGTGCGTGATGCGGTTGAAACACCGTCTTTTTGTCCCAGCAGTCGAGCAAAGCCGTGCGGAAGACCACAACCAAATAGTAGAAGCGGAGAGAGTAGGGTAGATGCGAACAGTGCCCCAATTAAGTTTTCCTGCTTGAACCGAAGCGAAGGGAAATGGAAAGTAAATAGAACGCAAACAACGAACGCGACAAATCGAGTCAGGTGAGGACGGCGATGCAGCGGAGCGGTCGATAACTGTGCGAGCAGCAATGCGAGAGCTGCCAATATCGTCCAGTCATTTGCGATGCCAGTAAGAAACACAAGCATGTTGCCGGAGATAGCTAGCTCCGCGCGATGACTCGTGAAAACGTCAATTGCGATAAGGCACAATCCAACGGCTAGCAATGTGATTAACGTGTTCCAAGCGAACACCCAACGATTACCACTTGAGCACTGCGAAATGGGACGTGGAGGTTCATATGGGTTCTTCATGCAATCTCGCAGTAAAATTGCGAACGTCAAATCGTCAGTCGGATAACGTTTGCGATATGCGGGCGGTGGCGAGCGATTTGATTGGAACGCCAAGTTGGTCTCCACCACCGCTCCGTCATCATCGCATGGTTATCGGGAATACTATCGTGGATCCAATCGAGCAGTTCAAAACCGTCTAGTGATGATCGCGAGCGCACCGACAGGTTAGGAAGCGATGGGTACGATGTCGATGGAGAACGTCAAAGGATTGTATCAGACGCAATCGACATCGTTCGCATCGTTTCCGGGAGTCTACGCAGCGGTGATACGTTGGAGTCGCGGTGAGGCGATCGGTTGGCAACCGGAACGCAGTCGTTCGTTAGAAAGATTGACGACCGTTTGCCTGACCGCGACGGATGTTGCAAGATCGAACGACAAAGTGTGCCAAGCGACCGACCGCAGTTGTGTCCGCCATTGTTTTCAACGTCGATTGGTTTGATGTTCACTGTGTTGGATGTTTCCGTCGTGCCGTAGATGCGTCGTCGAGAAGACAAACACGAGCACCGACGGTAGCCTTGTGTGTAGCTGAGATCTGCGTAGCTACGTCCGGCATGAGTTGCCGCGATAACGTTTGCGATATGCGGGCGGTGGCGAGGGATGTGATTGGAATGCCAAGTTGGTTTCCACCACCGCTCCGTCATCATCGCGTGGTTATCGGGAATACTATGGTGGATCCAATCGAGCAATTCGAAACCGTCGAGTGGCGATCACGAGCGCAGTGACAGGTGAGGAAGCGATGGGTACGATGTCGATGGAGAACGTCACAGGATTGTATCAGACGCAATCGAAATCGTTCGCATCGTTTCCGGGAGTCTACGCAGCGGTGAAACGTTGGAGTCGCGGTGAGGCGATCGGTTGCAACCGGAACACAGTCGTTCGTCAGAAAGGTTGACGACCGTTCGTCTGACCGCGACGAATGTCGCGAAACCGAGCGACGGAGTGTGCCGAGAAACCGACCGCAGTTGTGTCCGCCATTGTTTTCAACGTCGATTGGTTTGATGTTCGCTGTGTTGGATGTTTTTATCGTGCCGTAGATGCGTCGTCGAGAAGACGAACACGAGCACCGACGATAGCGTTGTGTGTAGCTGAGATCTGCGTAGCTAAGTCCGGCATGAGTTGCCGCGATAACGTCACGCGTCACCGGGCGGCGGAAACTAAGCGACCACTTGTGTAAACTCTCCACCGCCGCTCCGTGTGCACGCGATTGTTATCCGCTCGGATCGTCGAAAATATGTCTCCAGCCATGGTCCCGCCACATCGCGAAGTAGTGCCCGACAAGCAACCCGAACAACGCGGAGAGGATAGTTGTGCCGGCTACAAATAGGAAGATTAGCGGGGCGTCGAGGAACTGGGTCGCTGAAGACAATCGGGCCGCACCGTCAGCGAAGCTAAGCGGGTAGGCGACACCACGAATGACGGCCATGAGCCAGAAAGAAGCAACCGCCACGAACGCACCGACGACACGCGGCGAGGACTCAGATGATCGAGCGGCTCGAAACGTCGAGCATACCGTGCAAATCGCAACCGACGACAGTGTGGCTATCACTCCGGGAAGGGGCTGGACGCCACATACGCCAGCAAAGGCAACGGCGAGTAGAAGCAGGTCGAATGTCCGAAAGGTCATCTGGTGATTTCAGTCGGATAACGTCGGCCGTCACCGGGCGGCGAGAGTAAAACTAACCATCTGAAAACGCGCTGCCGCCGCTCCGGTGCACGGCATTGTTCCCCGCGTCCTGGATTTGGGTGTCTTCACGCGATCCAGTATCGAGAGGATCTCTAGTATGGGCACGTGTTCGGGCGATTTGCAAATAGGCACCAGCGATCGCGGTCAGCCAACCGAGAGATTGAACGCCCATCGAAATCGCAGCCTTTGTCTGGTTGATCGTGAATCGGATCGAGCCGTCGGGATAAACAGTCCGATCCTCGAACACGCCGAGCAACAGTTGATCAGCGAAGAACGAAAGGAACAGGAGTAGTCCCGCGATCGAGTAGGCGAATGAGTGGGGCAAGCGTAGCCGATATGCGCCGTGACACGCGGCAACAGCCATCGCAAATAGGGCAAGTGATGGCAACCAGGGTCGAGTGAGATATAGATAGTGGTAGATCTGGTTCATCGATGATGCGGCGTCTAGTAATACGCCTCATGCGCGAAGGTTGATGCAAGAAGTGTCGCAATGGTTCAGTCGGGGAACGTTTGCGATATGCGGGCGGTGGCGAGCGATGTGATTGGAACGCCAAGTTGGTCTCCACCACCGCTCCGTCATCATCGCGTGGTTATCGATCTTAGACCTCCGACGCGGTGTCGTTAACGCATTTTCCCGATTGAATTTCAGAACTAAGCGAGAGGATCGCGGGGCGAACTATGACACGATAGAGGATCGCTACAACTACGACGTAGCCAATGCAGATAGCTAGCGTTCGAACCGTCAGTTCAACGACACCCGGATCTGGTTGGTAGCTATTTCGCCAACCAATAAGCACGCTCGCCATCATTGAATATGGCAGCGAAAGACCGAGGAACCATAACAAAGCGAGTGGCTTGTCAACACGCTCGCTAATCGCTCGTTGAGCTTCGTGACGATGTTTAAGATGCTCGTGAATGTGCTTTAGCATTGCTTGAAAATCATTCGACAAGTGCCCGATAACGTTTGCGATATGCGGGCGGTGGCGAGCGATGCGATTGGAACGCCGAGTTGGTCTCCACCACCGCTCCGTCATCATCGCATGGTTATCGGGTATTCAGTCGTTGATTCAAGCGAGCGACTTGGAATCGTTGAGTGGCGATCACGAGCGCAGCTAGAGGTGAGGAAGCGATGGGTACGATGTTGATGGAGAACGTCACAGGATTGAATCAGGTGTAGTCGACATCGTTCGCATCGCTTCCGGGAGTCTACGCAGCGGTGATACGTTGGAGTCGCGGTGAAGCAATCGGTTGGCAACCGGAACGCAGTCGTTCGTTAGAAAGGTTGACGACCGTTCGCATGACCGCGACGAGTATTGAGGGATCGAGTGACGGAGTTTGTCGACCAACCGACCGCAGTTGTGGCTGCCATCGTGTTCATCGTCGATTGGTTTGACGTTCATGGTGGCTAACGTTTTCTTCGCGTCAGCGGATCACCATCGAGCGTCGTTCGCGAGCATCAATGATGGCGTGGTGAGCAACCGAGGTCGTCATCGCCAAGTCCTGCATTCGTTGCCGCGATAACGACCCGCGTCACCGGGCGGCGGAAACCAGGCAACCACTTGTGAAAACTCTCCACCGCCGCTCCGTGTGCACGCGATGGTTACCCGCAATTCCGGAAGGCAAGGAACTACATGACGTTTCGCGACAGATACATCGTACCGTCTTTGAAGTAGGCACGGGTTTGCCCGCCGTTCGAAGCAGATTGTGTAGCGAACGCCGCGTCAGGGTCAGTAAAACCTAATCGATCCTCGTCGAAGCGTTGAAGCTGTGAGTCGTATTCGGACATTGGAACAGGAAATTGAGCGACCCAAGCATCGAATTCCGCTCGCGTCATCGAATACGAGGCGAACAGGTGCCCAAAGCTTGGTTCATAGGTCAAACATCCGGACGCCGGGACGTAGTCATTGTGAGACTGGTGTAGTTCGACAAATCGGTCGTGG
The genomic region above belongs to Rhodopirellula halodulae and contains:
- a CDS encoding CbrC family protein; translated protein: MGITFRYIADIALEPSELGECQCCERAAAVSYNYRGEIVDPSAAANSKLAEEEPEIYAACAGCINAGLVRKSEYEIADIQKLINRFASDKQDAVKQYHRIPHIPLMMQGEDWPLCCGDWCEFIGVPTDYNESVRVVSQHQFWDRRPVEPHWDFELKPESLREICIFRCLSCRKTYFIWQPT